A genome region from Christensenella minuta includes the following:
- a CDS encoding MurR/RpiR family transcriptional regulator encodes MTSIDNDIFVKVRFLYPSLSKSEKAVADILLDEGENVTNYTIAEYAEKAGCSDASILRFCRRLGVEGFADLKQQLADVTSYTYDHGAYRISKEDGLRTIFQKIIWYYERTLKDTLTLYNDDYDNALEAMRKAKAIHFFGVGDAHLVCQAAQMKFARIGINCTAYSDTALMLATASLLGEDDVVVGISFSGDTRVVVDATRIARENGAKTICIVHFEKSKLAKYADIRLFTATTDMTAGHDEIARRAAEHAIIETLYMGMITKDAEKYKPRIKKTISAIIANK; translated from the coding sequence ATGACATCGATTGATAATGATATTTTTGTAAAGGTTAGATTCCTCTACCCCTCCCTGTCCAAATCGGAAAAAGCCGTTGCGGACATCCTGCTGGACGAAGGGGAGAACGTCACGAATTATACGATTGCGGAATATGCCGAAAAGGCGGGATGCAGCGACGCTTCCATCCTGCGCTTCTGCCGGCGGCTTGGTGTGGAGGGCTTTGCGGACCTCAAGCAGCAGCTTGCTGACGTTACCTCATACACTTATGACCACGGCGCATACCGGATTTCAAAGGAGGACGGCCTGCGGACGATTTTCCAGAAAATTATCTGGTATTACGAGCGGACCCTCAAAGATACGCTTACATTATATAACGATGATTACGATAACGCGCTGGAGGCGATGCGCAAGGCCAAGGCGATCCATTTCTTCGGCGTGGGGGACGCGCACCTTGTGTGCCAGGCGGCCCAGATGAAATTTGCCCGGATCGGCATCAACTGCACTGCCTACAGCGATACGGCCCTGATGCTGGCGACGGCCAGCCTGCTCGGGGAAGACGACGTGGTAGTCGGTATTTCCTTCTCCGGCGACACGCGCGTCGTTGTGGACGCCACAAGGATCGCCCGGGAAAACGGCGCGAAAACAATTTGTATCGTACATTTTGAAAAATCAAAGCTGGCGAAATATGCGGATATCAGGCTCTTCACGGCCACGACCGACATGACGGCCGGGCACGATGAAATTGCGAGGAGGGCCGCGGAGCACGCGATCATAGAAACCCTCTATATGGGCATGATTACAAAGGATGCGGAGAAATATAAGCCCCGGATCAAAAAGACGATCTCCGCGATTATTGCAAACAAATAA
- a CDS encoding sugar ABC transporter substrate-binding protein, translated as MKKKFVCMLAVFVVGILMFTACAQPAAPVESGSASPEASAEETPAETGDGGGAPQYKMAFSGSELANPWVAMVKDGFEAACKDNGIEFVSLNAGSDVDQQVADVENVIESGYNALVFNPIDGTALDTVLNKATDEGIASVTIAQTADAATAGIVLDDAAYGAVIGQNAVDWINENLGGKGKVAVLAEDNIQSSIARGDAIVAAIEKGCPDVEIVARQHANTPELGLSVTENLLLQHPDLNVVVACNDSGGVGAFQAFENAGISGDDRAIFSGDKTDEAVGYMKQENSIYRGTADLHPYESGYNAVLMALEYLKSGLPAEQEQVPLEMEPITQAQILAEG; from the coding sequence ATGAAAAAGAAGTTTGTTTGTATGTTGGCGGTTTTCGTGGTTGGCATTTTAATGTTCACGGCATGCGCACAGCCTGCGGCACCTGTGGAGAGCGGAAGCGCTTCGCCGGAGGCTTCAGCGGAGGAAACCCCGGCGGAAACGGGAGACGGGGGCGGCGCCCCGCAGTATAAAATGGCCTTTTCCGGGTCGGAGCTTGCCAACCCGTGGGTCGCAATGGTAAAAGACGGCTTTGAAGCGGCGTGCAAAGACAACGGGATCGAATTCGTATCCCTCAATGCGGGCAGCGACGTAGACCAGCAGGTCGCGGATGTGGAAAACGTGATTGAAAGCGGATATAACGCGCTGGTGTTCAACCCGATCGACGGAACGGCGCTTGATACGGTGCTGAACAAAGCGACGGACGAAGGGATCGCCAGCGTAACGATCGCCCAAACGGCGGACGCGGCGACGGCGGGCATCGTGCTGGACGACGCCGCATACGGCGCGGTCATCGGGCAGAACGCAGTCGACTGGATCAATGAAAACCTTGGCGGCAAGGGCAAGGTTGCGGTTTTAGCGGAAGACAACATCCAGTCCTCCATCGCCCGCGGCGACGCGATCGTGGCGGCAATCGAAAAGGGCTGCCCGGATGTTGAAATCGTCGCGCGGCAGCACGCGAACACGCCCGAACTCGGACTCAGCGTTACAGAAAACCTGCTGCTCCAGCATCCCGACCTCAATGTGGTTGTGGCCTGCAACGATTCCGGCGGCGTAGGCGCGTTCCAAGCATTTGAAAATGCAGGCATCTCCGGCGACGACCGCGCAATCTTCTCGGGCGACAAGACCGACGAGGCGGTTGGATATATGAAGCAGGAGAACAGCATCTACCGCGGAACGGCGGACCTGCATCCCTACGAGAGCGGCTATAATGCGGTCCTGATGGCGCTCGAATACCTCAAGAGCGGGCTTCCGGCGGAGCAGGAGCAGGTGCCTCTCGAAATGGAGCCGATTACCCAAGCGCAGATTTTGGCGGAAGGGTAA
- a CDS encoding sugar ABC transporter ATP-binding protein, whose protein sequence is MDLLKIDHLSKYYSGVKALDDISFSVREGEIHAICGENGAGKSTLIKVLTGAIHPTKGGFEFDGKAYDKMTPHQAMEAGIRAIYQEFTLIPYLSIAENLFYGHELMKGMVRDSEAMNSRTRELCEEIGVDLNPRAKVETLGIAQQQIVEILKAVSQSAKLFIMDEPTAPLTLKETKIFFRIIEKLKAEGATIIYISHRLEEIFELCDSITVFCDGRYVVTKKTEELDKKQLIAYMVGRELGENYPRAAQRPGGEALRVEDLEGPRLHGVSFSLRKGEILGFGGLIGAGRTELARAIFGADKITGGKIILNGKEYKPKSPAAALRAGIGLIPEDRKNQGLIMEMSVKQNISIGVLDKVANKKPYLSKKRETDYSDQYIRELKIKTPADTQLVKNLSGGNQQKVVLAKMMAVNCDILIFDEPTRGIDVGAKQEIYTLMRALADNGKAIIMISSEMPELIGMSDRIAVMSNGYHVAELEREEFSQEKILEYASSKLVLEGNNNDK, encoded by the coding sequence ATGGACTTACTAAAGATCGATCACCTGTCGAAATATTATTCCGGCGTAAAGGCGTTGGACGACATTTCGTTTTCCGTGCGGGAAGGGGAAATCCATGCGATCTGCGGGGAAAACGGAGCGGGAAAATCCACGCTGATTAAGGTACTGACCGGGGCGATCCATCCGACAAAGGGTGGATTTGAATTTGACGGAAAGGCCTACGATAAAATGACGCCGCACCAGGCAATGGAGGCGGGAATCCGCGCGATTTACCAGGAATTCACATTGATCCCCTATCTTTCCATCGCTGAGAACCTGTTTTACGGACATGAATTGATGAAGGGGATGGTCCGGGACAGCGAGGCCATGAACAGCCGCACGCGCGAGCTGTGCGAGGAGATCGGTGTGGATCTGAACCCCAGGGCCAAGGTGGAAACGCTCGGGATCGCGCAACAGCAGATCGTGGAAATCTTGAAGGCGGTGTCGCAAAGCGCAAAGCTGTTTATCATGGATGAACCGACCGCGCCGCTTACGCTCAAGGAAACAAAGATATTTTTCAGGATCATTGAAAAGCTGAAAGCGGAGGGTGCGACGATTATTTATATTTCGCACCGTCTGGAAGAAATTTTTGAACTGTGCGACAGCATTACGGTGTTTTGCGACGGAAGGTATGTCGTAACGAAAAAAACGGAAGAGCTGGACAAAAAACAGCTGATCGCGTATATGGTGGGCCGGGAGCTCGGGGAAAATTATCCGCGGGCGGCTCAGCGGCCCGGCGGGGAGGCCCTGAGGGTGGAGGACCTGGAGGGACCGAGGCTCCATGGCGTAAGCTTTTCCCTGCGGAAGGGCGAAATCCTTGGCTTTGGGGGTCTTATCGGCGCGGGACGCACCGAGCTTGCCCGGGCAATTTTCGGCGCTGATAAGATTACCGGGGGGAAAATTATATTAAATGGAAAAGAATATAAACCCAAGTCGCCTGCAGCCGCCCTCAGGGCCGGCATCGGCCTTATCCCGGAGGACAGGAAAAATCAGGGGCTGATTATGGAAATGTCGGTGAAACAGAATATTTCCATCGGCGTGCTTGACAAGGTAGCAAATAAAAAGCCGTATCTCAGCAAAAAGCGCGAGACGGATTATTCGGATCAATATATCCGTGAGCTGAAAATTAAAACGCCGGCCGATACGCAGCTGGTCAAAAACCTTTCGGGGGGCAACCAGCAAAAGGTTGTGCTTGCGAAAATGATGGCGGTGAACTGCGATATCCTGATCTTTGACGAGCCGACGCGGGGGATCGACGTAGGGGCGAAACAGGAAATCTATACCCTGATGCGCGCGCTGGCCGACAACGGCAAGGCGATCATCATGATTAGTTCGGAAATGCCGGAGTTGATCGGCATGTCGGACCGCATCGCCGTCATGAGCAACGGGTATCATGTGGCGGAATTGGAACGGGAAGAATTTTCGCAGGAAAAGATACTGGAGTATGCTTCCAGCAAACTGGTTTTGGAGGGGAACAACAATGATAAATGA
- a CDS encoding ABC transporter permease, which produces MINDKRKTMVNYLLDYGIVIVLAALMVVFSITSDKFLSASTLFTILRQVAVTGIISVGMTFVMLTGGIDLSVGSVAGVVSVLGAVLMVSGVPIFGAVVICLMIAAGFGFVNGVCVNVFNIPPLIGTLGVMTSLRGVAYLVSNGVPVYGFDEGFKQFAQGSLGPIPYPVLLMVGVFLVGAFILMKTRTGRYIYGVGGNEEASRLSGVGVTKTKYLVYTVSGLLSGLAGLVLLARTNSGQPSAGDGYEMDAITAVVLGGVSIAGGKGNIWLVVVGVVIMGTLSTGMVMNNINDYVQQVIKGIVLVAAVAFAQFSQKVKANNIVV; this is translated from the coding sequence ATGATAAATGATAAAAGAAAGACGATGGTTAACTATTTGCTGGATTATGGCATCGTGATCGTCCTTGCCGCCCTGATGGTTGTGTTTTCCATCACGTCCGATAAATTCCTGAGCGCAAGCACCCTGTTCACGATCCTGCGGCAGGTGGCGGTAACAGGCATTATCTCGGTCGGTATGACGTTTGTCATGCTGACAGGGGGCATCGACCTTTCGGTCGGTTCGGTCGCGGGCGTGGTCAGCGTGCTCGGCGCGGTGCTGATGGTTTCGGGAGTCCCGATCTTTGGGGCGGTCGTCATCTGCTTAATGATCGCCGCAGGCTTCGGCTTCGTAAACGGCGTCTGTGTGAATGTATTCAATATCCCGCCGCTCATCGGTACGCTGGGCGTTATGACCTCCCTGCGCGGCGTGGCCTACCTCGTTTCCAACGGCGTTCCGGTTTATGGTTTTGACGAGGGATTCAAGCAGTTTGCACAGGGGTCGCTCGGCCCGATTCCCTATCCCGTGCTGCTTATGGTGGGCGTGTTCCTGGTGGGCGCGTTTATTCTCATGAAAACACGGACGGGACGCTATATCTACGGCGTGGGTGGAAACGAGGAAGCAAGCCGCCTTTCGGGCGTGGGTGTAACCAAAACAAAATACCTTGTTTATACGGTCAGCGGACTGCTCTCCGGGCTCGCAGGGCTCGTGCTCCTGGCGCGGACCAACAGCGGCCAGCCAAGCGCGGGCGACGGCTATGAGATGGATGCGATCACGGCGGTAGTCCTGGGCGGCGTCAGCATTGCGGGCGGCAAGGGCAATATCTGGCTGGTCGTCGTGGGCGTTGTCATCATGGGAACGCTTTCAACAGGTATGGTTATGAACAACATCAACGATTACGTACAGCAGGTCATCAAGGGAATCGTGCTTGTCGCAGCCGTTGCGTTCGCACAGTTTTCACAGAAGGTGAAGGCAAACAACATCGTGGTATAA
- the araD gene encoding L-ribulose-5-phosphate 4-epimerase AraD, with protein MLEQLKEEVLKANKLLSSEHLAILTWGNVSGFDPEKGLVVIKGSGVEYNIMESQHLTVLDLGGNVVEGECNPSTDLDTHLEIYRNFKNVRGIVHTHSTYATVWAQMGRAIPCYGTTHADYFKGDIPCTRKITKEEIGRDYEKNTGKVIVETFCGLDPDVMRAVLVRCHGPFVWGNSALDALHNAVVLENVAKMAFLTDGRVPGQEPLVDDELLKKHYNRKFGADAYYGQSGETK; from the coding sequence ATGTTAGAGCAACTGAAAGAAGAAGTACTGAAAGCGAATAAATTGTTAAGCTCCGAACACCTTGCAATCCTCACGTGGGGGAACGTTTCGGGATTTGATCCGGAAAAAGGGCTTGTGGTTATCAAGGGCAGCGGCGTGGAATACAACATTATGGAATCCCAACACCTGACGGTGCTCGATCTCGGCGGCAATGTGGTAGAAGGAGAATGCAATCCCTCGACAGACCTTGACACGCACCTCGAGATTTACCGGAATTTCAAAAATGTGCGGGGAATCGTGCATACGCATTCCACCTACGCGACGGTATGGGCGCAAATGGGCCGGGCCATCCCCTGCTATGGAACGACGCACGCGGATTATTTCAAGGGAGATATCCCGTGCACCCGCAAAATAACAAAGGAAGAGATCGGCCGGGACTACGAAAAGAATACGGGAAAAGTAATCGTGGAAACCTTCTGCGGGCTTGACCCGGACGTCATGCGCGCGGTGCTGGTGCGCTGCCATGGTCCGTTTGTGTGGGGCAATTCCGCGCTGGATGCTCTGCATAACGCGGTTGTGCTGGAAAATGTGGCAAAAATGGCATTTTTGACCGATGGGCGGGTCCCGGGGCAGGAACCGCTCGTGGACGACGAACTGCTGAAAAAACACTATAACCGTAAATTTGGCGCGGACGCCTATTACGGGCAATCAGGAGAGACGAAATGA
- a CDS encoding KpsF/GutQ family sugar-phosphate isomerase, with product MTATIKESVRGTLRQESESVGNIFEKLDMGAVEQLVEMLCSLEGRVVTAGCGTSGAAAKKIAHTLNCVDCPAVFISPADAVHGGMGTVCAGDVAILLSKGGETPEITQLVPGLKKRGAKIVAVTENENSELARESDLLLKIHVASEPDRFNMLATSSTLTVIAVMDAIAICVMDRNGFTRETFAVIHPGGAVGRRLLDR from the coding sequence ATGACGGCAACAATAAAGGAATCCGTGCGCGGCACGCTCCGGCAGGAAAGTGAATCCGTCGGGAACATTTTTGAAAAGCTGGATATGGGTGCGGTGGAACAACTGGTAGAAATGCTGTGCTCACTGGAAGGGCGCGTTGTAACAGCGGGCTGCGGAACGTCGGGCGCGGCGGCAAAAAAAATCGCGCATACGCTGAACTGCGTCGATTGTCCGGCCGTTTTTATAAGTCCCGCCGACGCGGTGCACGGCGGGATGGGAACCGTGTGCGCGGGCGATGTGGCGATCCTGCTTTCCAAGGGCGGGGAAACGCCGGAGATCACCCAGTTGGTTCCCGGGCTCAAGAAGCGGGGCGCGAAGATCGTCGCGGTTACGGAAAATGAAAACTCTGAACTCGCGAGGGAAAGCGACCTCCTGCTGAAAATCCATGTGGCAAGCGAGCCCGACCGGTTTAATATGCTGGCCACGTCAAGCACGCTCACCGTAATCGCTGTAATGGATGCGATCGCAATCTGTGTGATGGACCGTAATGGGTTTACCAGAGAAACATTTGCGGTGATCCATCCGGGCGGCGCGGTCGGGCGGCGGCTGCTGGACAGATAA